Below is a genomic region from Nitrospiraceae bacterium.
GGAGGTTAAAGGGATTTCCCTGAAAATCACGGACTCCGCAGACCAAATCAACCGGATTGAAATGAGTTCCGGAGGCAAAGAGTTTTTGTTGGGCTTCAGAATCGGGATTGACTTGTGATTGCTCGACGATTTGCCTGGACGGGGCGTCCTCGGGATGCGCAACCCAAAATGGCCCTCCACCCGGATCGCCGGTATTGGGGACCACACCACAGACCCGGATGGGCCGATTCAAATACTGCTTTAACAATGTGGCTTGATCGGGAAGCGCCAATTCTCGATACGATTGGGGAAGTGGAAGAAGGAGTTCATGCAGGATACAGGATTCCGCCTGATGGACACTTTTCGCATCTGCGGGGAGCGAGCTGAGTTGTGCTATATGGTGAAACACATGTTGTTGTAGCTCAACCAGGTAGCCTCCCAATGCCTTTCTCCATGCGACGATCGAATCTTTCAAATAGTCGGGGACGACGTTGTCAATATTGGAAATAAAAATAATGTCTCCCTGGTAGTCATTTAAATTTTCCAATAGCGCCCCATGCCCTCCCGGTCGAAAAACCAGCGTGCCATCTTCGCCACGAAATGGCTGGTTGCTCGAGTTCAGTGCGACGGTGTCGGTCGACGGTTTTTGGAAGGAGACTGTGCAATCGAGTTTCCACCCCTGTTTTTCGAAAGTCTGTTGGATGGTATGCAAATGGGTTTGAATGGCCTGTTCATATTGCGGAGAAACGGTCAAATGAATCTTTATTGAATTGAGTTGATTCGGATGATATCTGATAGCTTCGTGAATATGTTCTTCGAGTGCAGTTCGAGGACCTTCCGGATAGCGATGGAAGGAGAGGAGGGCCTTGGGCAATTCGGCATAGCCAAGGCCTGGCGTCTTCAGGACTGCTTGAAGAATCGTATTGAGATCATGTGTATGCTGGTCCGTTGGAGGGGGTTGTCCCTGCCCATGGAGATATCGTTCTAAATCGGGAATAAACGGGAAATCCTGTAAGCGCGTCCAGGCTTGATCGACAGCGTGGGGCAGAGATGGGGCCTGATTGGAAGAGGATTCGGGTGAGGCCTCCTGGGACAAAAATTTAAGGAGGTCATTGAACATACGAGTGGC
It encodes:
- a CDS encoding DUF4301 family protein, whose product is MLTPEDHLELIRRGISTFQVESQLQRLRHGVPPITIIRPCRLNDGIIQLQPEHFPRYQQQFEGARQADRVSKFIPASGAATRMFNDLLKFLSQEASPESSSNQAPSLPHAVDQAWTRLQDFPFIPDLERYLHGQGQPPPTDQHTHDLNTILQAVLKTPGLGYAELPKALLSFHRYPEGPRTALEEHIHEAIRYHPNQLNSIKIHLTVSPQYEQAIQTHLHTIQQTFEKQGWKLDCTVSFQKPSTDTVALNSSNQPFRGEDGTLVFRPGGHGALLENLNDYQGDIIFISNIDNVVPDYLKDSIVAWRKALGGYLVELQQHVFHHIAQLSSLPADAKSVHQAESCILHELLLPLPQSYRELALPDQATLLKQYLNRPIRVCGVVPNTGDPGGGPFWVAHPEDAPSRQIVEQSQVNPDSEAQQKLFASGTHFNPVDLVCGVRDFQGNPFNLLEYVDPGTGFIGMKSYQGRPLKALEWPGLWNGGMAHWITIFVEIPRANFNPVKTFLDWLHPAHQPQTKR